From Manduca sexta isolate Smith_Timp_Sample1 chromosome 21, JHU_Msex_v1.0, whole genome shotgun sequence, the proteins below share one genomic window:
- the LOC115444298 gene encoding saccharopine dehydrogenase-like oxidoreductase isoform X1, with translation MDKIDILVLGATGYTGRFVTSFFARVLKDPEYSDIKWGICGRSKEKLEILKSEICGTGTDESIIVILECDITNKQDLKNATQSTKIIVNCTGPFEILGDSVLNSCIETGTHYVDISAELHQMLSTYHKYNKLAEDANVLIVPSCGFASIPAEIGLMYLEKHFAGLPKTVECYIRLDMPKKCQWGLGDHCLVHYGTWESLVHVLHKMPITLELRKETLGDIIESEPPELKRSFLHRKDGNFWFPYPGPDTDVTNMSQKYLHEKKQRKHVYVKNYCLLPKLFHFLVIMGMYLYYYLSRFKCFRNQLWKHPKFYSLGFFSHKGPSEKNRKGTHYSFTLTGKGWDHNTQSDATPNKSLSVKVSGIDPGYETTALALGVSAITLLKEYPKMPKGGVVMPGAAFRETNIIDRLNNNGMKFEIL, from the exons ATGGACAAGATAGATATTTTAGTTCTTGGCGCTACTGGCTATACTGGGAGGTTTGTGACAAGTTTTTTTGCAAGAGTTCTGAAAGATCCTGAATACAGTGATATAAAATGGGGAATTTGTGGACGATCCAAGGAAAAGTTGGAAATATTGAAAAGTGAAATATGTGGAACAG GAACAGATGAATCTATAATCGTTATACTTGAGTGCGACATTACAAATAAGCAAGATTTGAAGAATGCTACACAAAGTACCAAgataattgttaattgtacagGCCCATTCGAGATTTTGGGCGATTCTGTTCTGAACAGTTGCATCGAAACCGGAACTCATTATGTCGATATATCCGCTGAGTTAcat cAAATGCTAAGTACATATcacaaatacaacaaattagCAGAGGATGCCAATGTACTCATAGTCCCGTCCTGTGGATTTGCGTCTATTCCTGCTGAAATTGGCTTAATGTATTTGGAAAAACATTTTGCag GTTTGCCAAAAACAGTGGAATGTTATATCAGATTAGACATGCCAAAAAAATGTCAATGGGGTCTAGGAGACCACTGCCTTGTACATTACGGTACTTGGGAATCCCTTGTCCATGTTCTGCACAAAATGCCGATAACCCTTGAGTTGAGGAAAGAAACTTTGGGTGACATCATTGAATCCGAACCGCCAGAACTAAAAAG GTCATTCTTGCACAGAAAAGACGGAAATTTCTGGTTCCCGTACCCAGGCCCGGATACTGATGTCACTAACATGTCACAAAAGTATTTACACGAAAAAAAACAGAGAAAGCATGTTTATGTCAAGAATTATTGCCTCTTACCAAAGTTATTTCACTTTTTAGTAATAATGggaatgtatttatattactacCTGAGCAGATTCAAATGCTTTAGGAATCAGCTGTGGAAACACCCGAAATTTTATTCCCTTggatttttttctcataaaggTCCATCAGAAAAAAATAGGAAAGGAACACATTATAGCTTTACTTTAACTGGGAAAGGATGGGATCACAATACCCAAAGTGATGCCACACCAAATAAATCCTTATCTGTGAAG gtCTCAGGAATCGATCCGGGATATGAAACAACTGCATTAGCGCTTGGTGTGTCTGCTATCACACTGCTTAAGGAATATCCGAAAATGCCAAA
- the LOC115444298 gene encoding saccharopine dehydrogenase-like oxidoreductase isoform X2, with protein MDKIDILVLGATGYTGRFVTSFFARVLKDPEYSDIKWGICGRSKEKLEILKSEICGTDESIIVILECDITNKQDLKNATQSTKIIVNCTGPFEILGDSVLNSCIETGTHYVDISAELHQMLSTYHKYNKLAEDANVLIVPSCGFASIPAEIGLMYLEKHFAGLPKTVECYIRLDMPKKCQWGLGDHCLVHYGTWESLVHVLHKMPITLELRKETLGDIIESEPPELKRSFLHRKDGNFWFPYPGPDTDVTNMSQKYLHEKKQRKHVYVKNYCLLPKLFHFLVIMGMYLYYYLSRFKCFRNQLWKHPKFYSLGFFSHKGPSEKNRKGTHYSFTLTGKGWDHNTQSDATPNKSLSVKVSGIDPGYETTALALGVSAITLLKEYPKMPKGGVVMPGAAFRETNIIDRLNNNGMKFEIL; from the exons ATGGACAAGATAGATATTTTAGTTCTTGGCGCTACTGGCTATACTGGGAGGTTTGTGACAAGTTTTTTTGCAAGAGTTCTGAAAGATCCTGAATACAGTGATATAAAATGGGGAATTTGTGGACGATCCAAGGAAAAGTTGGAAATATTGAAAAGTGAAATATGTGGAACAG ATGAATCTATAATCGTTATACTTGAGTGCGACATTACAAATAAGCAAGATTTGAAGAATGCTACACAAAGTACCAAgataattgttaattgtacagGCCCATTCGAGATTTTGGGCGATTCTGTTCTGAACAGTTGCATCGAAACCGGAACTCATTATGTCGATATATCCGCTGAGTTAcat cAAATGCTAAGTACATATcacaaatacaacaaattagCAGAGGATGCCAATGTACTCATAGTCCCGTCCTGTGGATTTGCGTCTATTCCTGCTGAAATTGGCTTAATGTATTTGGAAAAACATTTTGCag GTTTGCCAAAAACAGTGGAATGTTATATCAGATTAGACATGCCAAAAAAATGTCAATGGGGTCTAGGAGACCACTGCCTTGTACATTACGGTACTTGGGAATCCCTTGTCCATGTTCTGCACAAAATGCCGATAACCCTTGAGTTGAGGAAAGAAACTTTGGGTGACATCATTGAATCCGAACCGCCAGAACTAAAAAG GTCATTCTTGCACAGAAAAGACGGAAATTTCTGGTTCCCGTACCCAGGCCCGGATACTGATGTCACTAACATGTCACAAAAGTATTTACACGAAAAAAAACAGAGAAAGCATGTTTATGTCAAGAATTATTGCCTCTTACCAAAGTTATTTCACTTTTTAGTAATAATGggaatgtatttatattactacCTGAGCAGATTCAAATGCTTTAGGAATCAGCTGTGGAAACACCCGAAATTTTATTCCCTTggatttttttctcataaaggTCCATCAGAAAAAAATAGGAAAGGAACACATTATAGCTTTACTTTAACTGGGAAAGGATGGGATCACAATACCCAAAGTGATGCCACACCAAATAAATCCTTATCTGTGAAG gtCTCAGGAATCGATCCGGGATATGAAACAACTGCATTAGCGCTTGGTGTGTCTGCTATCACACTGCTTAAGGAATATCCGAAAATGCCAAA